The window GTAAAAAATCGTACGTTCCTTtatatttcttctttttctcttGCTTCTTCCTTGATCGCTTAATCGTTAAATACTACCTGAATCTCGTGCTCCTCGATGTCGGCGAGGATTCTGTCTTTCAATTTCTTCACCTCGTACGTGGTCAGTGTGTCCGCTTTCGCGATCACAGGCACGACGTTCACTTTGCGATGCAAACGTCTCAGTATTTCCAAATCGAGCTGCCTGAGTCTGCAAGAAACAGAAAGAAAAAGAAGGGAGCAAAAATGTGTTAACGCCAAGTGCAGCGGATAACGGAAGCCGAAATTGAGTCGCACCCGTGACCGTAAGGTGGAATAAAGTATAAACAACAGTGTACTCGGTTATCTTGAATATTCTTCCTGTTTAGACCGCTCTCGTCCGTAAAATATTGTCGAAACTGTTCGTCTATGTAGGCTGAGCACGTTTTCCAAGTGTCCTCGCAGTTTACCGCGTCGCCGAATCCTGCGTACAGACTTGTTCGTTTCTATGGAGACTGACGATTCCGCGTGcattttattcgatcgaacgcTAAGCATCGAAAGTAATACCTGGTGTGTCAACGATCGTTAGTCGTAATCTGACTCCACGTTCCTCGATATCCATCGTTTTCTTCTCTATCATCGTCGTCTTTTCAATGCGTTCTAAAAATCCAACAATTTGTCTCACCCGATCTAGCGTGTCTATCTATCTATTACGAACCTGCGGCGTCGGGAATGCGTCGGTCTTTGTAAAGATCTCCGAGAAAAAGACTGTTTATCAGGGTGGATTTCCCAAGGCCGCTCTCTCCCAGTACCATCAAAGTGAACTCGAACCCTCTTTTAACCGATTTTCTGTGTACTTGCTCGGGCAACGTTGCAAATCCGATATAGTCCCTGTCTTGACGAACAAGATAAAACGATTAAATGCTAGAAGGCTTCTCTTTCATTTTCGTTTCTTCTCTCCTTTTTCCTTTTCCTACTGTCCATCTCCATTCCCGTATATTTTTGCCTGCCTTACGCTCTCTCTTGAAAGAAGAGAAGAAGATGAGGCCTAAAATCAAAGACATACACACGTACCACCGGACATATTCACCACACGCGACGACACTTTCACAGTGTCGAAATATCAACACAGAAAAACGATAGAACGGTGTTAGAGCACCGCACGGAACATGAATGAGGGGTAGATTGCTAATGCTCTATCGCCCTCGGGATTGTGCTGCGCTGGCGCACTAGTGGAAACCGATCAATATCGTACTTTTAACCATGAGTCCAGTCTCCACTTTTAGTTTCCTGCTTGCGGGATCTACAGGTCTAACGAGGGGCATTATCCAAATGCCCGGAATCGATATTTTTCTCTTTTAAATAGGttgttaaacgttaaaatctaaGGCACAGTCAATGACAACGATATAACATTGAATTGATATGAAAAGTACAAAAAATGGGTGCTCATTATCTTATTTTGATGTGCATTCAATGACTCCATACATAAAATATAGTATCATTTAAATGACCACCACGTTTTGTGGGGCTAATACGACAAACCACATAAATCAAGCTGTGTCAACAGTTTGTGGTTTGTTGGAATAAACGAGAGGCTTCACATGACCCCATAAGAAGCGTAATGGCGTCGAGTCGCATGATCTTGGAAGCCAGCTGACAGCTGCATTTCTCGAAATAATCTTATCGTTGAACTTCGATCTCAATGACACGATTGTTTTAGCAGAAGCGTGGCATGTGGCACCATCTTGTTGAAACCACATCTCAGACAAATCGAATCTACGTGGTTCACGCCAAAGAAAAGATGAAATCGACAGTCTCACGACCCGTACGATGGTCGGGTTGCCTGCTCCTAAGGGCGATTCAAAGAGAAGAAagccaaaaagaaaaaaataatatataattataatttattgacACCCAATGCatagaaaagaaagaaattttgACCTGCCCTTCCGCCCCCTCTCTTAAAAATCTGAATTGAAAATGAAACAATAACGTATAATTATTATTGATGTAATCGTCAAATTACAATTGATCCgttcattatttatttaaaaaagaaaacacgAATTTTCTTCTTCACAGTAAAGTAAAAAGGAtcgatattaattatatatgtataataacgaCGACATTTTCAATCACTATGTCATCTAGAAATCATGATTTAGATTCTCTCCGAACTGTATTTTCGTCTCTCTTGTTTCGTTTCCTATAGTCTCACGGTGGAAATCGATAACGGGAATCGATGACGATCaacgataaaatttaaataaatcacgCGTTTGAAAAATAAGTTGGTTGCGTCGAATGAATTTTAATAAGGAGACGAAGAAAAAGcgtgtaaaatataatttcgtaTGCATCAAGGCGGATTATTGATAAAACAGGAACCGATGATCGAGGATTTCATTATACAATCGATAGCAAGGGCGGTCGTTGATGGAACGCGGTCGACCACGTAATTTCCGAGGACGTTGTCGACCTAGGACGTTCCTCGAGTTCCGGCGCCACGCCTCGAAGTCAACGTTCCCATGGAAAAGGTAAGGAAGGAAGGGGCAAAACACGGTAAGCGAAGATGCTAGTCGCGCGCAACTTATGCGGATCGCCAGTCTCGACACGTGAGCATTGCTATAGTAATACTTGGAATACAA of the Colletes latitarsis isolate SP2378_abdomen chromosome 9, iyColLati1, whole genome shotgun sequence genome contains:
- the Septin4 gene encoding septin 4 isoform X2; the protein is MSGDRDYIGFATLPEQVHRKSVKRGFEFTLMVLGESGLGKSTLINSLFLGDLYKDRRIPDAAERIEKTTMIEKKTMDIEERGVRLRLTIVDTPGFGDAVNCEDTWKTCSAYIDEQFRQYFTDESGLNRKNIQDNRVHCCLYFIPPYGHGLRQLDLEILRRLHRKVNVVPVIAKADTLTTYEVKKLKDRILADIEEHEIQIYQFPDCDSDEDEEFKQQDKELKACIPFAVVGSSTVLEVAGKKVRGRQYPWGVVEVENPKHSDFVKLRTMLISTHMQDLKDVTQDVHYENFRAQCISQISQQAIRERSKLKRDSGPHFENSISDTDRLLLQKDEEIRRMQDILVQMQEKLKATGQVGPGIGLRGRVGSLGNDLDATDVEKKRNSIIDV
- the Septin4 gene encoding septin 4 isoform X1; the protein is MSGDRDYIGFATLPEQVHRKSVKRGFEFTLMVLGESGLGKSTLINSLFLGDLYKDRRIPDAAERIEKTTMIEKKTMDIEERGVRLRLTIVDTPGFGDAVNCEDTWKTCSAYIDEQFRQYFTDESGLNRKNIQDNRVHCCLYFIPPYGHGLRQLDLEILRRLHRKVNVVPVIAKADTLTTYEVKKLKDRILADIEEHEIQIYQFPDCDSDEDEEFKQQDKELKACIPFAVVGSSTVLEVAGKKVRGRQYPWGVVEVENPKHSDFVKLRTMLISTHMQDLKDVTQDVHYENFRAQCISQISQQAIRERRYLRIKLKRDSGPHFENSISDTDRLLLQKDEEIRRMQDILVQMQEKLKATGQVGPGIGLRGRVGSLGNDLDATDVEKKRNSIIDV